In the Camelus ferus isolate YT-003-E chromosome 34, BCGSAC_Cfer_1.0, whole genome shotgun sequence genome, one interval contains:
- the MICAL3 gene encoding F-actin-monooxygenase MICAL3 isoform X30, whose protein sequence is MEETKTQTTNRAHVLFDRFVQATTCKGTLRAFQELCDHLELKPKDHRSFYHKLKSKLNYWRAKALWAKLDKRGSHKDYKKGKACTNTKCLIIGAGPCGLRTAIDLSLLGAKVVVIEKRDAFSRNNVLHLWPFTIHDLRGLGAKKFYGKFCAGAIDHISIRQLQLILLKVALILGIEIHVNVEFQGLVQPPEDQENERIGWRALVHPKTHPVSEYEFEVIIGGDGRRNTLEGFRRKEFRGKLAIAITANFINRNTTAEAKVEEISGVAFIFNQKFFQELREATGIDLENIVYYKDDTHYFVMTAKKQSLLDKGVILHDYADTELLLSRENVDQEALLNYAREAADFSTQQQLPSLDFAINHYGQPDVAMFDFTCMYASENAALVREHNGHPLLVALVGDSLLEPFWPMGTGIARGFLAAMDSAWMVRSWSLGRSPLEVLAERESIYRLLPQTTPENVSKNFSQYSIDPVTRYPNVNVNFLRPSQVRHLYDTGETKDIHLEMENLVNSRTTPKVARNESVARSSKLLSWCQRQTDGYAGVDVTDLTTSWKSGLALCALIHRYRPDLIDFDSLDEQNVEKNNQLAFDVAEKELGISPIMTGKEMASVGEPDKLSMVMYLTQFYEMFRDALPSRDALDLNAEEKAVLIASTKSPISFLSKLGQTISRKRSPKDKKEKDVDGAGKRRKTSQSEEEDAPRGHRGGRPMLVSTLTDRRMDMALGNQNKVKYMATQLLAKFEENAPAQSTGVRRQQTQERGVGQPSCFLPEQGCSAPAPRWKQRREKEHPRTCPKKVITLSPSPTPPPSRARGGQQTYRDLDADSRGEQSPHQERVKEHDRGLGSWQPDRWGTRGQSLSLLVDFLSTSGSFLLASAPPAALPLPPLTPSDRAR, encoded by the exons ATGGAGGAGACGAAGACCCAGACGACGAACCGCGCTCACGTCCTCTTTGACCGGTTTGTACAGGCCACCACCTGCAAGGGGACCCTCCGGGCCTTCCAGGAGCTCTGTGACCACCTGGAACTGAAGCCTAAGGACCACCGCTCCTTTTACCACAAGCTCAAGTCCAAGCTGAACTACTGGAGAGCCAAGGCCCTCTGGGCAAAGTTGGACAAGCGGGGCAGCCACAAGGACTACAAGAAGGGGAAGGCGTGTACAAACACCAAG TGTCTCATCATCGGAGCCGGCCCCTGTGGTCTCCGCACGGCCATTGATCTGTCCTTATTGGGCGCGAAGGTAGTCGTTATTGAGAAACGAGATGCCTTCTCCCGCAACAACGTCTTGCATCTCTGGCCATTCACCATACATGACCTGCGAGGTCTAGGGGCCAAGAAGTTCTATGGCAAGTTCTGTGCTGGAGCCATTGACCACATCA GTATACGCCAGCTTCAGCTAATACTTTTGAAGGTAGCCTTGATCCTAGGCATTGAAATCCATGTCAACGTGGAGTTCCAAGGACTCGTACAGCCTCCAGAGGACCAAGAAAATGAAC GGATAGGTTGGCGGGCACTGGTGCACCCCAAAACCCATCCAGTGTCAGAATATGAATTTGAAGTGATCATCGGCGGGGATGGCCGCAGGAACACCTTGGAAG GATTTCGTCGGAAAGAATTCCGTGGCAAGCTGGCCATTGCCATTACAGCAAATTTTATTAACCGAAATACAACAGCAGAAGCCAAAGTGGAAGAGATCAGTGGTGTGGCTTTTATATTCAATCAAAAATTTTTCCAGGAACTGAGGGAAGCCACAG GGATCGATTTGGAAAACATCGTCTACTATAAAGATGACACGCactattttgttatgacagccaaAAAGCAGAGTTTACTGGACAAAGGAGTGATACTGCAC GACTACGCCGACACTGAGCTCTTGCTCTCCCGGGAGAACGTGGACCAAGAGGCTCTGCTGAACTACGCCAGGGAGGCCGCGGACTTCTCCACCCAGCAGCAACTGCCGTCCCTGGACTTTGCCATCAATCACTATGGACAGCCCGACGTGGCCATGTTCGACTTCACGTGCATGTACGCCTCTGAGAACGCAGCTCTGGTGCGGGAGCACAATGGACACCCGTTGTTAGTGGCTCTAGTTGGGGACAGCCTACTAGAG CCTTTTTGGCCGATGGGAACAGGAATAGCCCGGGGCTTCCTAGCTGCTATGGACTCGGCCTGGATGGTGCGAAGTTGGTCTCTAGGAAGGAGCCCCTTGGAAGTCCTGGCAGAGAG GGAAAGCATTTATAGGTTGCTGCCTCAGACCACCCCTGAGAATGTGAGTAAGAACTTCAGCCAGTACAGCATAGACCCTGTCACCAGATACCCCAACGTTAACGTCAACTTCCTCCGGCCAAGCCAG GTGCGTCACTTATATGACACTGGAGAAACGAAAGACATTCACCTGGAAATGGAGAATCTGGTGAATTCCCGAACTACACCCAAGGTGGCTCGCAATG AGTCTGTGGCCCGCTCGAGCAAACTGCTGAGCTGGTGCCAGAGGCAGACGGACGGCTATGCTGGGGTGGACGTGACGGACCTCACCACATCGTGGAAGAGCGGCCTGGCCCTGTGTGCCCTTATCCACAGATACCGCCCCGACCTGAT AGACTTTGATTCTTTGGATGAGCAAAATGTGGAGAAGAATAACCAGCTGGCCTTTGATGTGGCTGAGAAGGAGCTGGGCATTTCTCCCATCATGACAGGCAAGGAGATGGCCTCGGTGGGGGAGCCGGACAAGCTGTCCATGGTGATGTACCTGACCCAGTTCTATGAGATGTTCAGGGACGCACTCCCATCCCGAG ACGCCTTGGACCTGAATGCTGAGGAGAAAGCTGTCCTGATCGCCAGCACCAAATCCCCCATCTCTTTCCTAAGCAAACTTGGGCAGACCATTTCTCGGAAGCGCTCTCCCAAG GACAAGAAGGAAAAGGATGTGGACGGTgctgggaaaaggagaaagaccaGCCAGTCAGAGGAG GAGGACGCACCCCGGGGCCACAGAGGAGGAAGGCCCATGCTGGTGAGCACGCTGACTGACCGGCGGATGGACATGGCCCTTGGCAACCAGAACAAAGTGAAGTACATGGCAACCCAGCTGCTGGCCAAGTTTGAAGAGAATGCGCCCGCACAGTCCACAGGCGTGAGGAGACAG CAGACACAGGAGCGTGGGGTCGGCCAGCCGTCCTGCTTCCTGCCCGAGCAGGGTTGCTCTGCTCCCGCCCCCCGGTGGAAACAG CGGCGGGAAAAGGAGCATCCTCGGACCTGCCCCAAAAAAGTGATCACACTCTCTCCTTCCCCTACTCCACCTCCCTCCCGGGCACGTGGCGGCCAGCAG ACGTACAGGGATCTTGATGCTGACAGCCGTGGCGAGCAGAGTCCCCACCAAGAAAGGGTAAAGGAGCATGACCGTGGCCTGGGAAGCTGGCAGCCAGACAGATGGGGCACGCGGGG CCAGAGCCTGAGCCTTCTCGTCGATTTCTTGTCGACCAGTGGGAGCTTTCTCTTAGCCTCCGCTCCTCCAGccgccctgcctctccctcctctgactcCCTCCGACAG GGCTCGATAA
- the MICAL3 gene encoding F-actin-monooxygenase MICAL3 isoform X31, whose amino-acid sequence MEETKTQTTNRAHVLFDRFVQATTCKGTLRAFQELCDHLELKPKDHRSFYHKLKSKLNYWRAKALWAKLDKRGSHKDYKKGKACTNTKCLIIGAGPCGLRTAIDLSLLGAKVVVIEKRDAFSRNNVLHLWPFTIHDLRGLGAKKFYGKFCAGAIDHISIRQLQLILLKVALILGIEIHVNVEFQGLVQPPEDQENERIGWRALVHPKTHPVSEYEFEVIIGGDGRRNTLEGFRRKEFRGKLAIAITANFINRNTTAEAKVEEISGVAFIFNQKFFQELREATGIDLENIVYYKDDTHYFVMTAKKQSLLDKGVILHDYADTELLLSRENVDQEALLNYAREAADFSTQQQLPSLDFAINHYGQPDVAMFDFTCMYASENAALVREHNGHPLLVALVGDSLLEPFWPMGTGIARGFLAAMDSAWMVRSWSLGRSPLEVLAERESIYRLLPQTTPENVSKNFSQYSIDPVTRYPNVNVNFLRPSQVRHLYDTGETKDIHLEMENLVNSRTTPKVARNESVARSSKLLSWCQRQTDGYAGVDVTDLTTSWKSGLALCALIHRYRPDLIDFDSLDEQNVEKNNQLAFDVAEKELGISPIMTGKEMASVGEPDKLSMVMYLTQFYEMFRDALPSRDALDLNAEEKAVLIASTKSPISFLSKLGQTISRKRSPKDKKEKDVDGAGKRRKTSQSEEEDAPRGHRGGRPMLVSTLTDRRMDMALGNQNKVKYMATQLLAKFEENAPAQSTGVRRQAHFHTHAHTCISNKRNTCLWKKVLRSTVKVTEVPIALLLFCCVSALFSAFLFS is encoded by the exons ATGGAGGAGACGAAGACCCAGACGACGAACCGCGCTCACGTCCTCTTTGACCGGTTTGTACAGGCCACCACCTGCAAGGGGACCCTCCGGGCCTTCCAGGAGCTCTGTGACCACCTGGAACTGAAGCCTAAGGACCACCGCTCCTTTTACCACAAGCTCAAGTCCAAGCTGAACTACTGGAGAGCCAAGGCCCTCTGGGCAAAGTTGGACAAGCGGGGCAGCCACAAGGACTACAAGAAGGGGAAGGCGTGTACAAACACCAAG TGTCTCATCATCGGAGCCGGCCCCTGTGGTCTCCGCACGGCCATTGATCTGTCCTTATTGGGCGCGAAGGTAGTCGTTATTGAGAAACGAGATGCCTTCTCCCGCAACAACGTCTTGCATCTCTGGCCATTCACCATACATGACCTGCGAGGTCTAGGGGCCAAGAAGTTCTATGGCAAGTTCTGTGCTGGAGCCATTGACCACATCA GTATACGCCAGCTTCAGCTAATACTTTTGAAGGTAGCCTTGATCCTAGGCATTGAAATCCATGTCAACGTGGAGTTCCAAGGACTCGTACAGCCTCCAGAGGACCAAGAAAATGAAC GGATAGGTTGGCGGGCACTGGTGCACCCCAAAACCCATCCAGTGTCAGAATATGAATTTGAAGTGATCATCGGCGGGGATGGCCGCAGGAACACCTTGGAAG GATTTCGTCGGAAAGAATTCCGTGGCAAGCTGGCCATTGCCATTACAGCAAATTTTATTAACCGAAATACAACAGCAGAAGCCAAAGTGGAAGAGATCAGTGGTGTGGCTTTTATATTCAATCAAAAATTTTTCCAGGAACTGAGGGAAGCCACAG GGATCGATTTGGAAAACATCGTCTACTATAAAGATGACACGCactattttgttatgacagccaaAAAGCAGAGTTTACTGGACAAAGGAGTGATACTGCAC GACTACGCCGACACTGAGCTCTTGCTCTCCCGGGAGAACGTGGACCAAGAGGCTCTGCTGAACTACGCCAGGGAGGCCGCGGACTTCTCCACCCAGCAGCAACTGCCGTCCCTGGACTTTGCCATCAATCACTATGGACAGCCCGACGTGGCCATGTTCGACTTCACGTGCATGTACGCCTCTGAGAACGCAGCTCTGGTGCGGGAGCACAATGGACACCCGTTGTTAGTGGCTCTAGTTGGGGACAGCCTACTAGAG CCTTTTTGGCCGATGGGAACAGGAATAGCCCGGGGCTTCCTAGCTGCTATGGACTCGGCCTGGATGGTGCGAAGTTGGTCTCTAGGAAGGAGCCCCTTGGAAGTCCTGGCAGAGAG GGAAAGCATTTATAGGTTGCTGCCTCAGACCACCCCTGAGAATGTGAGTAAGAACTTCAGCCAGTACAGCATAGACCCTGTCACCAGATACCCCAACGTTAACGTCAACTTCCTCCGGCCAAGCCAG GTGCGTCACTTATATGACACTGGAGAAACGAAAGACATTCACCTGGAAATGGAGAATCTGGTGAATTCCCGAACTACACCCAAGGTGGCTCGCAATG AGTCTGTGGCCCGCTCGAGCAAACTGCTGAGCTGGTGCCAGAGGCAGACGGACGGCTATGCTGGGGTGGACGTGACGGACCTCACCACATCGTGGAAGAGCGGCCTGGCCCTGTGTGCCCTTATCCACAGATACCGCCCCGACCTGAT AGACTTTGATTCTTTGGATGAGCAAAATGTGGAGAAGAATAACCAGCTGGCCTTTGATGTGGCTGAGAAGGAGCTGGGCATTTCTCCCATCATGACAGGCAAGGAGATGGCCTCGGTGGGGGAGCCGGACAAGCTGTCCATGGTGATGTACCTGACCCAGTTCTATGAGATGTTCAGGGACGCACTCCCATCCCGAG ACGCCTTGGACCTGAATGCTGAGGAGAAAGCTGTCCTGATCGCCAGCACCAAATCCCCCATCTCTTTCCTAAGCAAACTTGGGCAGACCATTTCTCGGAAGCGCTCTCCCAAG GACAAGAAGGAAAAGGATGTGGACGGTgctgggaaaaggagaaagaccaGCCAGTCAGAGGAG GAGGACGCACCCCGGGGCCACAGAGGAGGAAGGCCCATGCTGGTGAGCACGCTGACTGACCGGCGGATGGACATGGCCCTTGGCAACCAGAACAAAGTGAAGTACATGGCAACCCAGCTGCTGGCCAAGTTTGAAGAGAATGCGCCCGCACAGTCCACAGGCGTGAGGAGACAG GCGCACTTTCACACACATGCCCACACGTGcataagtaataaaagaaataccTGCTTGTGGAAGAAAGTGCTGAGGAGTACAGTGAAGGTGACTGAGGTGCCTATAGCTCTGTTACTGTTCTGCTGTGTTTCTGCTCTTTTCAGTGCATTCCTGTTTTCATAG
- the MICAL3 gene encoding F-actin-monooxygenase MICAL3 isoform X32 produces MEETKTQTTNRAHVLFDRFVQATTCKGTLRAFQELCDHLELKPKDHRSFYHKLKSKLNYWRAKALWAKLDKRGSHKDYKKGKACTNTKCLIIGAGPCGLRTAIDLSLLGAKVVVIEKRDAFSRNNVLHLWPFTIHDLRGLGAKKFYGKFCAGAIDHISIRQLQLILLKVALILGIEIHVNVEFQGLVQPPEDQENERIGWRALVHPKTHPVSEYEFEVIIGGDGRRNTLEGFRRKEFRGKLAIAITANFINRNTTAEAKVEEISGVAFIFNQKFFQELREATGIDLENIVYYKDDTHYFVMTAKKQSLLDKGVILHRAGAMPSVCAAKS; encoded by the exons ATGGAGGAGACGAAGACCCAGACGACGAACCGCGCTCACGTCCTCTTTGACCGGTTTGTACAGGCCACCACCTGCAAGGGGACCCTCCGGGCCTTCCAGGAGCTCTGTGACCACCTGGAACTGAAGCCTAAGGACCACCGCTCCTTTTACCACAAGCTCAAGTCCAAGCTGAACTACTGGAGAGCCAAGGCCCTCTGGGCAAAGTTGGACAAGCGGGGCAGCCACAAGGACTACAAGAAGGGGAAGGCGTGTACAAACACCAAG TGTCTCATCATCGGAGCCGGCCCCTGTGGTCTCCGCACGGCCATTGATCTGTCCTTATTGGGCGCGAAGGTAGTCGTTATTGAGAAACGAGATGCCTTCTCCCGCAACAACGTCTTGCATCTCTGGCCATTCACCATACATGACCTGCGAGGTCTAGGGGCCAAGAAGTTCTATGGCAAGTTCTGTGCTGGAGCCATTGACCACATCA GTATACGCCAGCTTCAGCTAATACTTTTGAAGGTAGCCTTGATCCTAGGCATTGAAATCCATGTCAACGTGGAGTTCCAAGGACTCGTACAGCCTCCAGAGGACCAAGAAAATGAAC GGATAGGTTGGCGGGCACTGGTGCACCCCAAAACCCATCCAGTGTCAGAATATGAATTTGAAGTGATCATCGGCGGGGATGGCCGCAGGAACACCTTGGAAG GATTTCGTCGGAAAGAATTCCGTGGCAAGCTGGCCATTGCCATTACAGCAAATTTTATTAACCGAAATACAACAGCAGAAGCCAAAGTGGAAGAGATCAGTGGTGTGGCTTTTATATTCAATCAAAAATTTTTCCAGGAACTGAGGGAAGCCACAG GGATCGATTTGGAAAACATCGTCTACTATAAAGATGACACGCactattttgttatgacagccaaAAAGCAGAGTTTACTGGACAAAGGAGTGATACTGCAC agggcAGGGGCCATGCCTTCTGTGTGTGCTGCTAAATCCTGA